Proteins encoded by one window of Chryseobacterium aquaeductus:
- a CDS encoding PLP-dependent cysteine synthase family protein, producing the protein MSNVYDNILGLIGNTPLVKLNTVTKEIPAKVYAKLESYNPGHSTKDRIALHIIENAEKKGLLKEDSVVVETTSGNTGFSLAMVCIIKGYKCILAVSDKTKAEKIAYLKALGATVYICPANVPANDPRSYYEVAKRIAAETPNSVYINQYFNELNVDAHYQTTGPEIWEQTEGKITHLFACTGTGGTLSGSAKFLKEKNPNIKIIGVDADGSILKSYHETGEIHKEDVHPYQIEGMGKNLIPSALLFDKVDEFVRVNDEMSAYRTREIALKEAIMGGYTTGAVTQGLIQYAQSHELTENDFVVMIYPDHGSRYITKVYSDKWMEEQGFINNCFHNYDEVFKTEFIK; encoded by the coding sequence ATGAGTAATGTTTACGATAATATTCTTGGCTTGATTGGGAACACCCCTTTAGTGAAACTTAATACAGTAACTAAAGAGATTCCTGCAAAAGTTTATGCCAAGTTAGAATCATATAATCCTGGACATTCCACAAAAGATAGAATCGCACTTCATATTATTGAAAACGCTGAGAAAAAAGGTTTATTAAAGGAAGATTCTGTAGTTGTAGAAACGACTTCCGGAAATACCGGTTTTTCACTCGCTATGGTTTGTATTATTAAAGGATACAAATGTATTTTAGCTGTAAGTGACAAAACAAAAGCTGAAAAAATAGCTTATCTGAAAGCTCTTGGTGCTACAGTATATATATGTCCTGCGAATGTACCTGCGAATGACCCAAGATCATATTATGAAGTAGCAAAAAGAATTGCTGCCGAAACCCCAAATTCTGTTTACATCAATCAGTATTTTAACGAATTGAATGTTGATGCCCACTATCAGACCACAGGTCCTGAGATTTGGGAACAGACGGAAGGGAAAATTACTCACCTTTTTGCGTGTACAGGAACTGGCGGAACATTATCCGGTTCTGCAAAATTCTTAAAAGAGAAAAATCCAAATATTAAAATCATCGGTGTAGATGCTGACGGATCTATTTTGAAAAGTTACCACGAAACCGGAGAAATTCATAAAGAAGATGTACATCCTTACCAAATTGAAGGAATGGGAAAAAATTTAATCCCTTCTGCCCTTCTTTTTGATAAAGTGGATGAATTTGTAAGAGTCAACGACGAAATGTCTGCGTACAGAACTCGTGAGATTGCTTTAAAAGAAGCGATCATGGGAGGTTATACAACAGGTGCTGTTACTCAGGGATTGATTCAATATGCACAATCTCATGAACTGACTGAAAATGATTTTGTTGTCATGATTTATCCTGATCATGGTTCGCGTTACATTACAAAAGTGTACAGCGACAAATGGATGGAGGAACAAGGTTTCATCAACAACTGTTTCCACAATTACGATGAAGTTTTCAAAACAGAATTCATCAAATAA
- a CDS encoding F0F1 ATP synthase subunit epsilon produces the protein MNIKILTPEYVVFEGEVNSVLLPGKNGEFHIMKNHAGIVSSLVGGKVKLYANSINEAFAKNFTKENEKDSVFSYPIKSGVIEFNHDKGIILCE, from the coding sequence ATGAATATAAAAATTTTAACACCAGAATACGTAGTTTTTGAAGGAGAGGTAAACTCTGTATTGTTGCCTGGGAAAAATGGTGAATTCCACATCATGAAAAACCACGCAGGAATCGTTTCTTCATTAGTTGGCGGTAAAGTTAAATTGTATGCAAATTCTATCAATGAAGCTTTTGCTAAAAACTTTACTAAAGAAAATGAAAAAGACTCTGTTTTTTCTTACCCTATAAAAAGCGGTGTGATAGAATTTAATCACGATAAAGGAATTATCCTTTGCGAATAA
- the atpD gene encoding F0F1 ATP synthase subunit beta produces MANQIKGKISQIIGPVIDVVFNNVEAIPSIYDALEIIKGNGEKVVLEVEQHIGEDTVRCIAMDATDGLQRGQEVIGYGNPIMMPIGEAVNGRLFNVVGDAIDGLQNISKEGGLPIHRPAPKFDQLSTSAEVLFTGIKVIDLVEPYAKGGKIGLFGGAGVGKTVLIQELINNIAKGHGGLSVFAGVGERTREGNDLLREMLESGIIKYGDDFMHSMENGGWDLSKVDLEVMKESKAAFVFGQMNEPPGARARVALSGLTLAEYYRDGGESGQGRDVLFFVDNIFRFTQAGSEVSALLGRMPSAVGYQPTLASEMGAMQERITSTKNGSITSVQAVYVPADDLTDPAPATTFAHLDATTVLDRKIASLGIYPAVDPLASTSRILAPEIIGEEHYNCAQRVKEILQRYKALQDIIAILGMEELSEEDKSVVYRARKVQRFLSQPFHVAEQFTGIPGSLVDIKDTIKGFTMIMDGELDHLPEAAFNLKGTIEEAIEAGQKMLADNA; encoded by the coding sequence ATGGCAAACCAAATTAAAGGAAAAATTTCTCAAATTATTGGTCCTGTAATCGACGTAGTTTTTAATAATGTGGAAGCAATTCCTAGTATTTATGACGCGTTAGAGATTATCAAAGGGAACGGTGAAAAAGTAGTCTTAGAGGTAGAACAACATATTGGTGAAGATACGGTAAGATGTATCGCAATGGATGCTACAGACGGTCTTCAAAGAGGGCAGGAAGTTATAGGATATGGTAATCCTATCATGATGCCAATCGGTGAAGCTGTAAACGGAAGACTATTCAACGTTGTTGGGGATGCTATCGACGGGCTTCAAAATATTTCTAAGGAAGGTGGTCTTCCAATTCACAGACCAGCTCCAAAATTTGATCAACTTTCAACTTCTGCAGAAGTTTTATTCACAGGTATTAAAGTAATCGACTTAGTTGAGCCTTACGCAAAAGGAGGTAAAATTGGGTTGTTCGGTGGTGCCGGTGTTGGTAAAACAGTATTGATTCAGGAGTTGATTAACAATATTGCAAAAGGACATGGTGGTCTTTCTGTTTTTGCCGGTGTAGGTGAAAGAACGAGAGAAGGAAATGACCTTTTGAGAGAGATGTTAGAGTCAGGTATTATTAAATACGGTGATGATTTCATGCACTCTATGGAAAACGGTGGTTGGGATCTTTCTAAAGTTGACCTAGAGGTTATGAAAGAATCTAAAGCTGCTTTCGTTTTCGGACAAATGAATGAGCCGCCAGGAGCAAGAGCTAGAGTAGCACTTTCTGGTCTTACATTAGCTGAGTACTACAGAGACGGTGGTGAAAGCGGACAAGGTAGAGACGTATTGTTCTTCGTAGACAACATCTTCCGTTTTACACAAGCTGGTTCTGAGGTATCTGCACTTCTTGGTCGTATGCCATCTGCGGTAGGTTACCAACCAACATTGGCATCTGAAATGGGTGCGATGCAGGAAAGAATTACTTCAACTAAAAATGGTTCAATTACTTCAGTACAAGCGGTTTATGTACCTGCGGATGATTTAACTGACCCGGCTCCTGCTACAACGTTTGCTCACCTTGATGCAACAACTGTACTAGATAGAAAAATTGCTTCATTAGGTATTTACCCAGCTGTAGATCCATTGGCTTCTACGTCAAGAATCTTGGCTCCGGAAATTATCGGTGAAGAACATTATAATTGTGCTCAGAGAGTGAAAGAAATTCTTCAGAGATACAAAGCTCTTCAGGATATCATTGCAATCTTAGGGATGGAAGAACTTTCTGAAGAAGATAAATCTGTAGTTTACAGAGCTAGAAAAGTTCAGAGATTCTTGTCTCAGCCTTTCCATGTTGCAGAGCAATTTACAGGTATTCCGGGATCTTTAGTTGATATTAAAGATACCATCAAAGGATTTACCATGATTATGGACGGAGAATTAGATCATTTACCAGAAGCTGCTTTCAACTTGAAAGGAACTATCGAAGAAGCGATCGAAGCCGGACAAAAAATGTTAGCGGATAACGCTTAA
- a CDS encoding B12-binding domain-containing radical SAM protein produces MKDLLLITPPFTQLNTPYPATAYIKGFLNTKNISSYQIDLGIEVILELFSKEGIQKIFAKEIDFKKTSQNSQRIFALRDEYTKTIDQVILFLQNRNPTLARQICSMNFLPEASRFNQLDDMEFAFGNMGLQDKAKHLSTLYLEDLSDYIVEHVDSDFGFSRYAERLGKSANSFNELYAKLNSDQTFIDDITLKILHEKLELVQPKLICFSVPFPGNLYSAFRSAKFIKENYPHIKIAMGGGFPNTELREVKDKRVFEFFDFITLDDGELPLELLYKNITNPLAEPVYTERSRSEATFKRTFLLENEEVVYKNNSTKHDYKQAQVGTPDYTDLHLDHYISVIEIANPMHSLWSDGRWNKLTMAHGCYWGKCTFCDISLDYIKIYEPVSAKILVDRMEELIATTGETGFHFVDEAAPPALMREVALEILRRNLVVTWWTNIRFEKSFTKDLCFLLKLSGCVAVSGGLEVASDRLLKLIDKGISVEQVARVTRNFTEAGVMIHAYLMYGYPTQTIQETVDSLEMVRQLFEMGILQSAFWHQFAMTAHSPVGLNPEEFGVTPIKQEILFANNDIDFTDKTGIDHSKFSFGLKKSLFNYMHGINFELPLQNWFNFKIPKTTIHPDYIHDSLLEEDNFTFKGNSKIIFLEKNVIAENYIKTKKQNSWAYKRITFHLKTNIVSVDFEQEKGEWLTKVLQENTFENPNRITLQQLKTDFENNFEDFELFWFSKPMQQLKENGVILSL; encoded by the coding sequence TTGAAAGATCTTCTTCTCATTACTCCACCTTTCACGCAACTCAACACTCCTTATCCGGCGACAGCTTATATTAAAGGTTTTTTAAATACTAAAAATATATCAAGCTATCAAATAGATTTGGGGATTGAAGTGATTTTGGAATTATTTTCGAAAGAGGGAATTCAAAAGATTTTTGCTAAAGAAATTGATTTTAAAAAAACATCTCAAAATTCACAGAGAATTTTTGCTTTACGAGATGAGTACACTAAAACCATCGACCAAGTAATTCTTTTTTTACAAAATAGAAATCCAACTTTGGCAAGACAAATTTGTTCGATGAATTTTCTTCCTGAAGCTTCCCGTTTCAATCAGCTCGATGATATGGAATTTGCTTTTGGAAATATGGGTTTACAAGATAAAGCTAAACACTTGTCTACATTATATTTAGAAGATTTATCTGATTATATAGTTGAACATGTTGATTCCGATTTTGGTTTTAGTAGATATGCCGAAAGATTAGGAAAATCCGCCAATTCTTTTAATGAACTATATGCTAAATTAAATTCCGATCAGACTTTTATTGATGACATTACTTTAAAAATTCTTCACGAAAAACTGGAATTGGTTCAGCCAAAATTGATTTGTTTTTCCGTTCCATTTCCCGGAAATTTATACTCTGCTTTTCGATCTGCGAAATTTATCAAAGAAAATTATCCTCACATTAAAATCGCAATGGGTGGTGGTTTTCCGAATACCGAATTGCGCGAAGTAAAAGACAAAAGAGTTTTTGAATTTTTTGATTTTATCACTTTAGATGACGGAGAACTTCCTCTTGAATTACTTTATAAAAATATAACTAACCCGTTGGCTGAGCCAGTTTACACTGAGCGAAGTCGAAGTGAAGCCACTTTCAAGCGAACCTTCCTACTTGAAAATGAAGAGGTTGTTTATAAAAACAATTCCACAAAGCACGATTACAAACAAGCACAAGTTGGAACTCCTGACTACACTGATTTACATTTAGATCACTACATTTCAGTGATTGAAATTGCCAATCCGATGCACAGTTTGTGGAGCGACGGAAGATGGAACAAACTCACGATGGCGCATGGTTGCTATTGGGGAAAATGTACTTTCTGTGATATTTCTTTAGATTACATCAAAATTTACGAACCCGTTTCTGCCAAAATTTTGGTTGACAGAATGGAAGAATTAATAGCAACAACTGGTGAAACTGGATTTCATTTTGTGGATGAAGCGGCGCCACCAGCTTTGATGCGTGAAGTTGCTTTGGAAATTTTGCGAAGAAACCTAGTGGTAACCTGGTGGACGAACATCAGATTTGAAAAAAGCTTTACCAAAGATCTATGTTTTCTTTTAAAACTTTCAGGTTGTGTTGCAGTTTCCGGTGGATTGGAAGTTGCGAGTGACCGATTGCTAAAATTAATTGATAAAGGAATTTCTGTAGAACAAGTTGCCCGAGTTACAAGAAATTTCACGGAAGCCGGAGTGATGATTCATGCTTATCTGATGTACGGCTACCCGACTCAGACGATTCAGGAAACGGTGGATTCGTTGGAAATGGTTCGTCAGCTTTTCGAAATGGGAATTTTGCAAAGTGCATTTTGGCATCAGTTTGCCATGACCGCTCATTCACCAGTCGGATTAAATCCTGAAGAATTTGGAGTTACACCAATCAAACAAGAAATTTTGTTCGCCAACAACGATATTGATTTTACAGACAAAACCGGAATCGATCATAGCAAATTTAGTTTTGGTTTAAAAAAATCTTTGTTCAATTATATGCACGGAATCAATTTTGAATTGCCGTTACAAAATTGGTTTAACTTTAAAATTCCAAAAACAACGATTCATCCAGATTATATTCATGATTCACTTTTGGAAGAGGATAATTTTACATTTAAAGGAAATTCAAAAATCATTTTCTTGGAGAAAAACGTAATCGCTGAGAATTACATAAAAACAAAAAAACAAAACTCTTGGGCGTACAAGAGAATTACATTCCATTTAAAAACCAATATTGTCTCTGTAGATTTTGAACAGGAAAAAGGAGAATGGTTAACAAAAGTTCTACAAGAAAATACGTTTGAGAATCCGAACCGGATTACTTTACAACAATTGAAAACTGATTTTGAAAATAACTTTGAAGATTTTGAATTGTTTTGGTTTTCAAAACCGATGCAGCAATTGAAAGAAAATGGAGTGATTTTGAGTTTGTAG
- a CDS encoding aminotransferase class I/II-fold pyridoxal phosphate-dependent enzyme has translation MVDIFERIKQNPGPLGQFADYAEGYFVFPKLEGPIGPRMKFQGKEVIFWSANDYLGLCNHPEVLEADAKAAAEFGMFYPMGARAMSGETQQHQQLEKELAEFTQKDAAYLLNFGYQGMVSCIDALVTRHDVIVYDADSHACIVDGVRLHMGKSFTFKHNDIESLEKNLARATKVAEENGGGILVITEGVFGMRGMQGKLKEICDLKSKFNFRLLVDDAHGFGTLGKTGAGAGEEQGCQDQIDVYFSTFAKSMAGFGAFLSGDETIIRFLKYNLRSQIFAKSLTMPMVIGGLKRLELLRTRPEIKAKLWENVDKLQNGLKERGFNLGNTNTCVTPVFIQGTTIEATLLAKDLRENYGVFTSVVVYPVIPKGMILLRLIPTASHTDSEINETLAAFDGIKEKLESGAYAEMEKQMNIEYKQM, from the coding sequence ATGGTAGATATTTTTGAAAGAATAAAACAAAATCCGGGGCCACTTGGTCAATTTGCAGACTACGCAGAAGGATATTTTGTATTCCCAAAATTGGAAGGTCCGATTGGTCCGAGAATGAAATTTCAAGGTAAAGAAGTAATTTTCTGGAGTGCTAACGATTATTTGGGATTGTGTAATCATCCTGAAGTTTTGGAGGCTGATGCAAAAGCAGCTGCAGAATTCGGAATGTTTTATCCGATGGGTGCAAGAGCAATGTCTGGAGAGACTCAGCAACATCAGCAACTGGAAAAAGAATTGGCAGAATTTACTCAAAAAGATGCTGCCTATCTTTTGAATTTCGGTTACCAAGGAATGGTTTCTTGTATCGATGCATTGGTGACAAGACATGACGTAATCGTTTATGATGCAGATTCTCACGCTTGTATTGTTGACGGAGTTCGTCTTCACATGGGAAAAAGTTTTACTTTCAAACATAATGATATTGAGAGTTTAGAAAAAAACTTAGCAAGAGCAACCAAAGTTGCAGAAGAAAATGGCGGAGGAATCTTAGTGATTACCGAAGGAGTTTTCGGAATGAGAGGAATGCAGGGAAAACTGAAAGAAATCTGTGATTTAAAATCTAAATTCAATTTCAGATTATTGGTTGATGATGCACACGGTTTCGGAACTTTGGGTAAAACTGGAGCCGGGGCTGGTGAAGAGCAAGGATGTCAAGATCAGATTGATGTATACTTCTCTACTTTTGCAAAATCTATGGCTGGTTTCGGAGCATTTCTTTCAGGAGATGAAACGATTATCAGATTCTTGAAATACAATCTTCGTTCTCAGATTTTCGCTAAATCTCTAACAATGCCAATGGTAATCGGAGGTTTAAAAAGATTGGAATTATTAAGAACACGCCCGGAAATTAAAGCTAAATTATGGGAAAACGTAGATAAACTTCAAAACGGATTAAAAGAAAGAGGTTTCAACCTTGGAAACACAAATACTTGTGTAACACCTGTTTTCATTCAGGGAACAACGATTGAAGCGACTCTTTTAGCGAAAGATTTAAGAGAAAATTACGGAGTATTTACATCAGTTGTAGTATATCCTGTAATTCCAAAAGGAATGATTTTATTGAGATTAATTCCTACAGCTTCACACACAGATTCAGAAATTAATGAAACTTTGGCGGCATTTGATGGTATCAAAGAAAAGCTAGAATCCGGAGCTTACGCAGAAATGGAAAAACAAATGAATATCGAGTACAAACAAATGTAA